CCTGCTACGGCATCATTAATTGCCTGTCGATAAACCTGTGCGGTTCGAGCAACGTAATAATGGGATTTAGTGCGGCCTTCAATTTTTAGTGAATGTACGCCCATTTCAACAAAACGCGGCACATGTTGTACTGCACGTAAGTCTTTGGAGTTCATAATATAGGTGCCATGCTCATCTTCGAAAGCAGGCATATATTGGTCGGGTCGCCCTTGCTCTTGAAGCAAAACAATTTCATCTGAGGGCTCTCCACTACCTAATTGGGGGGCGACTTTGGCTGGATCGACTTGCTGCACTGGCACTACATCACCTTCCGGTGTTTCTTTTGCTTCATGGGCATCGTACTTCCAGCGGCAGGCATTGGTGCAAGTTCCCTGGTTAGGGTCACGGTGATTCATATAGCCAGAAAGTAAGCAGCGACCAGAATAAGCAATACAAAGGGCACCATGAACAAAGACTTCTAATTCCATGCTTGGACATTTTTCACGGATTTCTGCTACTTCTTCTAAAGATAATTCGCGAGATAAAATAATTCGGTTAATTCCCTGCCTAGCCCAAAACTCAACAGAAGCATAATTAACCACATTGGCTTGTACGGACAAGTGGATTTCTGTTTCTGGCCAGCGATCTTTAATCAGCATGATTAAGCCTGGATCAGACATAATCAATGCATCTGGCTGCATTTCAATAACAGGCTCAATATCCCGTAAATAGGTTTTAATTTTGCTATTGTGCGGAGCAATATTGCTGGCAAGGTAAAACTTTTTGCCTTGCTGGTGAGCGATTTCGATGCCTTTGGCGAGATTTTTCAGGTCAAAGTCGTTATTACGAACCCGTAAGCTGTATCGAGGTTGCCCTGCATATACAGCATCTGCGCCATAGGCAAAAGCATACTGCATATTGTTCAAAGTACCAGCAGGAGATAAAAGTTCAGGTGCCTTGACCATGGCTGCTGCCTCTCTAAAAACGTAAACTTAGAAAAACGGATTTTAACTCAAGATGATTGTTGCGTACTGACCAGGAACAAAAAAACCCGCTTTAGCGGGTTTTTTGCACACTGACAAAACAACAAGAATCTTATTTGATTTTTGCTTCTTTGTAGATAACGTGTTTACGAACAACTGGGTCGTATTTTTTCATCTCCAGTTTGTCTGGAGTGTTACGCTTGTTTTTATCAGTGGTGTAGAAATGACCGGTTCCTGCACTGGAAACCATTCTGATTTTATCACGCATGGTATTCGCTCCTTACACTTTTTCGCCACGAGAACGAAGATCTGCTAATACGTTATCGATACCTTTTTTATCGATAATACGCATACCTTTAGCAGAAACCCGTAACTTAACAAACCGCTTCTCAGATTCTACCCAGAAACGATGGTGGTGTAAGTTAGGCAAAAAACGACGACGCGTTTTGTTGTGTGCGTGAGATACATTGTTACCGGTAACTGGACGCTTTCCAGTGACCTGACAAACCTTAGACATTTGCTCAGCCTCTGCGCTTGATTAAGTTCCAACTAGTGCCACGAGGAGGCTTGTGTTTTGCCACAGTGTGCAAGCAGCACCCCCCTTAAAGAGCAGTGCTTTATACCAGAACAGCACTCCCTAAGCAAGAAAATTGGCTAAATTTTGAGTTGAGTTAGTTTTTTAAATGTAGCCCAACTCCGCTAGGGATACGACTCTGTTGTCGCCAACAATCAGATGGTCTATTACGCTTACTTCAATAAGCTCTAATGCTTCTTTTAAGTTGGCTGTGATTTCAATATCTGCCTGGCTAGGCTCTGATGAACCACTCGGATGGTTATGGGCTAGAATGACATGTCGAGCTCCTACCACTAAAGCAGCTTTTGCCACTTCGCGGGGATAGATCGCCGCGCTGCTAATGGTACCAAAAAACAACTCTTTAAACTCAATAACTTGGTTTTGGCTATTGAGCATCAGTGCACCAAATACTTCCCTTTGATAGGGCTGCAGGCAGGCTTTGACAAAATTCTTTGCTGCTTCACTACTGTTGAGTAATGGCTTTTTATTCATCGATTGCCAGAAGTAACGTCGAGACATTTCCAGTACTGCTTGCAGCTGGACATACTTTGCTGTACCCATCCCTTTGATGGAACAAAACTGGCTTAGGTCTGCCTCCAGTAATGGATTGAGCCCACCAAATTGATTGATCATCTCTCTGGCTAAGTCAACAGCGGATTTACCGCGAATGCCTGTGCGTAAAAATATAGCTAAAAGCTCAGCATCAGATAAATACTTCGGGCCGTATTCCAGCAACTTCTCTCGTGGTTGCTCAGACTTATCCCAGTCAGTGATCGCCATAATTAAACACTGCTCCTTGTTACGACTTACTTCGAAAAAACTGGCAACAATGGTATCTTAAGCCAATTCTAAAAGACGGCAGATAATCACAGGCTGAATACTTTTTACCCATGACATTAGCAACCCTAAGCAACAAACGAATCATTGTTGGCATTGCAGGTGGTATTGCCGCCTACAAAAGTGCTGAACTGGTTAGACGACTGAAAGAACAGGGGGCTGAAGTCAGGGTCGTGATGACAGAAGCAGCCCAGTCGTTTATTACCCCGTTAACCTTGCAGGCGGTTTCTGGTAATCCAGTTCATATGGATTTACTCGATCCAGCGGCTGAAGCAGCGATGGGACATATTGAGTTAGCCCGGTGGGCGGACTTGGTCTTAATTGCTCCTGCCACGGCTGATCTGATGGCTCGAATGGCTGCGGGCCAGGGCAATGATTTGCTAACCACTTTATGCTTGGCGACTGAAGCACCTATTTGTTTGGCACCAGCGATGAACCAGGCGATGTGGCGTGACGCCAGTACCCAGCATAATGCAACTGTATTGCTTGAGCGTGGAATACAGTGTTTTGGTCCAGCTGAAGGTGAACAGGCATGTGGTGACATTGGGCCAGGTAGGATGTTAGAGCCTACTCAATTAGCTGATAGTTGTGCTCAACAATTTCAGTCAGAGAAGTTAACTGGTAAACATGTGGTGATTACTGCAGGCCCAACCCAAGAAGCGATTGATCCTGTGCGCTATATCAGCAACCACAGCTCTGGAAAAATGGGTTTTGCACTAGCTGAAGCCGCTGTGGCTGCTGGAGCTAAGGTAACATTAATTGCTGGTCCAGTAACTTTGGCTACCCCTGACCGGGTTGTGCGTGTGGATGTTATTAGTGCTATGGATATGTATCAGGCTACCCATCAGGTGATACCTGATGCGGATATTTTTATTGCCTGTGCGGCAGTTGCTGACTATCGTCCTGAGCAGGTAGCTGACCATAAACTAAAAAAAGATCCAACTGTTGCTGAAGATGAAATGATTATTCGATTGGTTCGTAACCCAGATATTGTTGCTTCAGTGGCCAGCCAGCCGAGTAAACCATTTGTCGTAGGCTTTGCTGCGGAAACCCAAGACATCATCAATTATGCCAAAGATAAATTAGAGCATAAAAACCTTGATATGATCATTGCTAACAATGTGGCTGATACGACAGTTGGCTTTAATAGTGATGACAATGCCGTTACTGTGATTAGCCGAGAAGTTGAAGAACCGTTTCCTCCCATGGCAAAAACCTTACTTGCCAGAAAGCTGATTGACTTTATTAGTCATGCTGTCAATAACCAACACTAGAACTGAGTTATGAAGCAAAAATTACAAGCTAAAGTATTAAACCCTAAACTAGGCAACGAAATACCTTTGCCCCACTATGCAACAGAAGGCTCTGCCGGGTTGGACCTGCGAGCTTGCACTGATGAGGATCTAGTGGTTGAGCCTGGTCAAACAGTGTTAATTCCGACTGGGCTGGCTATTTATATAGAAGACTCTAATTTTGCGGCAATGATTTTGCCAAGGTCTGGGCTTGGTCATAAACACGGTATAGTGTTGGGTAATTTGGTTGGTTTGATAGACTCTGATTATCAGGGTGAATTAATGATTTCCTGTTGGAACCGGGGTAACAGCACGTTTACTATCCAGCCAGGTGAGCGCATTGCCCAGTTAGTACTTGTTCCTGTTGTGCAAGCTGAGTTTGAATTAGTGAATGAGTTCCAGTCTACCGCAAGAGGTGTGGGTGGTTTTGGTCACTCAGGCACCAATTAGTTCTGCTTAGGCTTAATAGCTCAGCTTCAGTTTTCTAGCCCGAAAATTTACCAAATATCTAAGCTGCTGTTACCAGGTAAGTTATCCGGGCTAACCTATTGTTTGTATACTAAAGGTTTAGTCTTTCTTAAACGGTGTTTTAGTAAGAGTCACCTGTTGTATATGAAGGTGTCACAAAAATTTCAGGCAGCCTCATATGTGAAATATAATAAAGGCATATGAGAGACCACCTTCAAGTCTGGAGAGACAAATTGGGGGCAACATGGCAAAACTAGCCAAAAAGAAAAAACAATCATCGGCTAACAATATTGCAAGTGAAGGGAAGTTAAATACCAGTCAGAAAAGCTCTACACAGTTTGCCTTTCTTGCAGGTGCCATTAGTTTGGCTGCCACTTTAATTAGCTTAGTTGTGATTTATGTTGGATTTATTCAACAAGGCAATAATAGTTATCAAAAAAGCATTGCCAATGAACAGCTACAGCAATACCAGTCCTTAACTAATAGTTACATGGCTCAATTAAGCCAGCAACTGTCGGCTATTGGAAGCTTGCCAGATGTTGCCGAAAAAGCCCAGCAGCAAGATCATGCAGGGCTTAATGAATTGGTTAATAATCTGTCAAAAATAATTCCTGGTGGCATTCAACTTAACTATCGGATAAAGGGTAGTAGTGACCTCAGCAATAATGGCTCATTGCCACTAAACTTTGCTGCACGTGATTTAGCCAATAAAGCTGAAGCTAGCCAAGAAGTCTTTCCTGAGTTTCATCAGGTGCAAAATCGACCAGTGATTTTCCATGCCGCTGCAATTAGGCGGGGTAGTCAAGTATTAGGTTCGTTAGTGGCTGCGGTTGAAAAAGGAACCTTAGAAAATGCGCTATTAAAAGACAAGCAGGCACCTAAAGGGCAAATTAAGCTAGTGCAAAGTTTTAGGGGTATAGCTACCGAAATTACTAATTTTGGTAAAGCGACCAGTGATGATCCATTCACTCTAAGTACTGCAAACCCCTTATGGAAATTAGAGTTTCGACCAGGTGACGAGGTTAGCGACAATGCTCCTAATTCACTGCTGGTTTTGATAGTGGCCGCATTAATTAGCATAGTTGGTATTATTGTGGCGACGATTGTTGTACAAAAACAACAGAGTACTGCTGAGCAGGCAGATACAGGTACTTTGTTGGATTATATTGAGGCGTTGTTAAAACGTCCCAATACACCTGATGCGGCTTATAAATTGGAACTGTTCTCCAATCTAGCAATCAGTCTTAAAGATCTATTAAAGTCCAATATTAGTAAAGCCAAGCCTGAAGAGTCTGCTCAAGTAACAACTGAGGTTGCAGCGGAGAGCAATGAGCAAAGTCAGGATAAAGAAGAGCTGGCTGACTTTGATTTCACTAATCCACTCTTTCAACACGGTACCCTGGATATTGAAATGATTGATGAAGAGCAGATGGATGAAAAAGTCAGTAGTGATTCTGCTGAAACTGAAGTGCCAGTAAGTATCTTTCGAGCATACGACATTCGAGGAGTAGTGGGAGAGACCTTATCTATAGAAACAGCAGAGCTGATTGGTAAAGCGATAGGAAGTGAAGCATTAGCTGCAAATGAACAGTGTGTCATGGTGGGAGCTGATGGCCGGCTATCTTCCCCTGACATCAGTGAGCAGTTGATCAAAGGTATTCTTTCTACAGGGGCAAATGTTATTGATGTTGGCATGGTGCCAACGCCCCTGGTGTATTTTGCTACCAATATTCTTGATGACAGTAATACCGGCGTGATGGTGACAGGCAGCCATAATCCGCCAAATTACAACGGTTTTAAAATAGTAATTGGTGGAAAAACCCTGGCGAATGAAGAGATTCAAAATCTATATCAGCGGATTGTGAGCAACGACTTTAACTCAGGCCAAGGGCAGCGCCAAGCCATTGATATCGTTGAAAGCTACATTGAGCGGGTACGAGATGATATTGGTATTGCCAAGCCGTTAAAAGTGGTTGTGGATTGTGGTAATGGAGTGGCGGGAGAAATAGCGCCCAGGCTATTAGAAGAGCTTGGGTGTGAGGTAACCCCCCTATATTGTGAGGTAGATGGTAACTTCCCTAACCATCACCCAGATCCAGGTAAGCCAGAAAACCTGGAAGACCTAATCACTATGGTAAAAGAAACGGGGGCTGACTTAGGGTTAGCATTTGATGGTGATGGTGATCGGGTTGGTGTAGTCACTGAAACAGGCAAGGTTATTTACCCTGATCGGTTGATGATGTTATTTGCTAAGGATGTAGTATCTCGAAATCCCGGCGCTGATGTTATTTTTGATGTGAAATGTACCCGTAAACTTACCAGTTTAATTAGTGGCTATGGTGGCCGCCCAATTATGTGGAAAACAGGTCACTCATTGATTAAGGCCAAAATGAAAGAAACTGGTGCATTATTGGCTGGTGAAATGAGTGGTCACATTTTCTTTAAAGAGCGTTGGTATGGTTTTGATGATGGAATATACAGCGCTGCACGTTTACTGGAAATTATCAGTACTGATAATCGCTCTGTAGATGCTATTTTCAGTGCATTTCCAGAAGGGGTTAGCACGCCAGAAATTAATATTGAAGTTACCGATGAAAGCAAGTTTGAAATAGTAAAAAAACTGGCTGAAGAAGGTAATTTTGGTAAAGGAACAATTACTGATATTGATGGGGTGCGAGTTGATTTTCAATCTGGCTGGGGTTTGGTCAGGGCATCTAATACGACACCTATGTTGGTATTACGTTTTGAGGCGGATACTAATGAGCTACTGAAAAAAATTCAGTCTTTATTCAAAAAACAATTGTTGGCCGTTGCGCCAGAGATTAGTATTCCTTTCTAACTCCTTACTTACCCAGGCACACGCTGCAGGTGGTGTCTAGTGCTGAAAAAGTGTGTGACTGGGATCGACAGAATGGCAGCAACTATCTTATAGTGTTTTTTTAATAGTCTAAAAGCGCACTTTTTAGCCGTTTACGACAACTAATTGAATCTATTTCACATTGCAAGCTTGTAACAAATCACATGCTGCGATAAGTTAGCACAGGAGCGCTTCTGGAGTTTTTGAGCTTATTTATCCAGCTCTTTCAAGAAGCGCACAAAGCGTGTTGTGCATTTTACCAGGTTGGAATTATGACGCTGACACATGATAGTGCAGCCCAGTTTACGCGGGTTCTTACGGAATCACTGCCTTATTTGCAAAAATTTGCAGGCAAAATCATCGTTATCAAATACGGTGGTAATGCTATGGAAAATGAACAGTTGCAGAGAGGTTTTGCTCGCGATGTTGTGCTGATGAAACAGGTAGGTATCAATCCAGTGGTTGTTCATGGGGGGGGGCCACAAATTGGTGAGCTTCTAACCAAATTGAATATTCCAACTCGTTTTGTTCAGGGCATGCGTGTCACTGACAGTCAGACCATGGATGTTGTTGAAATGGTATTAGGTGGTCTGGTTAACAAGCAAATTGTCAATTTTATTAATCACCAGGGTGGTAAGGCAGTTGGCTTAACGGGTAAAGATGGACAAACGATACGTGCTCGGAAACTAAATGTTAGCAGTCAGTCACCTGAAACCAACACATCTGAAATCATTGATATTGGCCATGTGGGGGAAGTTGAAAAGATCAAAACTGACCTCATTGATACGCTGATAGCCAGTGATTACATCCCAGTTATTGCACCAATAGGCGTTGATGAAGAGGGTGTCTCTTACAACATTAATGCTGACCTGGTCGCTGGGAAAATTGCCGAAGTGCTAAACGCCGAAAAGTTAATGTTATTAACCAATGTTGCTGGCCTGTTGGATAAGCAGGGGCAGCTACTGACGCAGCTCAGCACGGAAGACGTCGACTACTTGATCGCCGACGGGACAATTCATGGGGGGATGCTGCCAAAGGTTCGCTGCGCATTAAGTGCAGTCAAACATGGCGTCAAAAGCGCTCATATAGTTGATGGACGTCAAACCCATGCGGTGTTGTTAGAAATATTTTCTAACGAAGGGGTAGGGACCCTTATCAATTAACCTGGACTGTTGCTGCTGTTTTGCAGCAGTCTTAAAAGGCTAGCAACTATCAGGATTAACCCTGTCAGGGATAATGGATAGCAAGACACCTCACCATGAAAAACACAAACTAATAATGTAGAAATAAGGTGATAATGGATAAGACAAGAAAAACCTCGCGCAAAGAACAAATTCTTCAAGCCTTGGCAACTATGTTAGAAACCAGTCCAGGAGCGAGGATAACGACATCAAAGTTAGCTAAGGAAGTTGGGGTTTCGGAAGCAGCGCTTTATCGGCATTTCCCCAGCAAAGCGAAGATGTTTGAAGGGTTGATAGAGTTTATTGAGGAGACGATTTTTTCTCGCATTAATTTAATTGTGAATGAAGAACAAACGGCAATCAGACGTTGTGAAAAAATATTAAGCATGTTGCTGGCGTTTGCTGAAAAGAATCCAGGTATAACTAGAATCTTAACGGGGGATGCGTTAGCGGGTGAAACAGCACGGTTAAGAAATAGAGTCATTCAGCTATTTGATCGGTTGGAAACTCAGCTTAAACAAATTATTCGTGAAGCGGAAGTGAGAGAAGGGCTGCGTACCAACCTAACATTAACGGGTGGAGCGAACTTATTGCTAGCCTCAGCAGAAGGGCGAATCAGCCAATATGTGCGCAGTGAGTTCAAGCGCCCGCCTACTGAGTATTGGTCAGATCAATGGCCGCTGTTAGCCAGTGCGGTATTTAAAAGCGAATAGTTGATTATTAATTCGCTTACATGCTACTCAAAACAAAAGGGACTTTTGTTTGGTTCAGAAGTCCCTTTTCTGGTTTGATATCTATATTCGTTCTTGTCGGTACTATCAAATAATTTTCTAACCTATCTCTGTTCCATAATTTGTAAAAATATCCAACACCTTTCTTATCGCTTTTGCAGGGCAATCTTTTCGTCATTAAATTGAACTGTTAATTTATTTTTTTTGTAAGACGTAAGGTTTATATAAAAAGTTTTGCCTTGTTTTGAAGTGGTTACAGTGCCTGTTTTGTCAGTATTTTGTTCTGTATTTACATTAAAAATTAGCTGGCTTTGATTGCGTAAGTGCCATTTTCCAGCAAATAGCAGTTTTTCACCTGTTGTCATTTTTTTCATCCAGGTAAAGGTGCCTCTTGGGCTGAGAATCCACTCATGCTTGTCTTCAGCTGCTTGGGTAGATTTCCAGATGCCTAGCAAGTCTTGTCTAGCCACTTTAACTTCGCTATCTGCTGAGGAGGCCGCTGCTGGCTGCTCTAAACCAAGAAGAACTCTCAGCCGGTTGGCATCATTAGCAAATTTGGCGTTGGTCTGTTCTTGCTCTTTTCGCTTTTCTTTAACTTGTTCTTGTAGGCCTGCAATTTCCTGTTCTTGCTCTTTGATAGAGTCTAACAGCTGTTTGGGTACGGTTCGGCCTGCCCTCTCAATATTGGCGGCTCTGGCCTGTTTTTCTGCTTTTTGGTTTTGTAAGCGTTGGATATTGCCTTGAATAACCCCAATGCGACCTTCGATTTCGTTGAGCTGCCGCACCTTGGCTCGCTCAACGTCTTTAACTGAACTGTAAAGTCGTAATAAAGTTTGGTCAGCCTGCTTTTGTTGTTCTTCTTGTTCGCGTTTTGCTTGCTCTAACAGCTCCTGTTGTTTTTTCTCCAGAATTTGCTCTTGGGTGAGCTCTGGAGGCACAACTTTTATTACGCGGCCCCTAGTATCAATAACCGTATAACCTTTTTTTGCAAACCTAGGTGGTATACTACTATTGATAACTATTTGGCCTTGTTCATTTTTATACTTATAGAAGGTTCGCTTGTCCTCTGCCTCTACAGGGTTAGCGACTAGCTGAAAAGCCAGCGTAATAACAAGGCACCATTTTGAAAATTGCTGAGATACTTCCAATTCTATTGCCCTTTAGACTACATCAGTTGTTTATGCCATAACGCAAGCGATAGGCGTCAATTGCCGTAGCATATTCCATAAATCTCTCATCGCGTTTAACAAAATCAATAATTTGTAACTGGTTCACAATGCTAAGCACAGGAATACCAAAGTCTTTTTCAACTTCTTGAATAGCAGACAGTTCACCTTTGCCTTTTTCTTGTCTATCTAAAGCAATTAACACGC
This genomic interval from Spartinivicinus ruber contains the following:
- the trhP gene encoding prephenate-dependent tRNA uridine(34) hydroxylase TrhP; amino-acid sequence: MVKAPELLSPAGTLNNMQYAFAYGADAVYAGQPRYSLRVRNNDFDLKNLAKGIEIAHQQGKKFYLASNIAPHNSKIKTYLRDIEPVIEMQPDALIMSDPGLIMLIKDRWPETEIHLSVQANVVNYASVEFWARQGINRIILSRELSLEEVAEIREKCPSMELEVFVHGALCIAYSGRCLLSGYMNHRDPNQGTCTNACRWKYDAHEAKETPEGDVVPVQQVDPAKVAPQLGSGEPSDEIVLLQEQGRPDQYMPAFEDEHGTYIMNSKDLRAVQHVPRFVEMGVHSLKIEGRTKSHYYVARTAQVYRQAINDAVAGKAFNMELMDTLENLASRGYTEGFYRRHVHDEYQMYERGNSISDKQQFVGEVVDSDGEMITINVKNRFQVGDKLELMSPQGNQTFVLNHIEAINGEQRDAAPGSGHQVKIPMTGFNSEFGLLTKYLT
- the rpmG gene encoding 50S ribosomal protein L33, with amino-acid sequence MRDKIRMVSSAGTGHFYTTDKNKRNTPDKLEMKKYDPVVRKHVIYKEAKIK
- the rpmB gene encoding 50S ribosomal protein L28, whose product is MSKVCQVTGKRPVTGNNVSHAHNKTRRRFLPNLHHHRFWVESEKRFVKLRVSAKGMRIIDKKGIDNVLADLRSRGEKV
- the radC gene encoding RadC family protein; translation: MAITDWDKSEQPREKLLEYGPKYLSDAELLAIFLRTGIRGKSAVDLAREMINQFGGLNPLLEADLSQFCSIKGMGTAKYVQLQAVLEMSRRYFWQSMNKKPLLNSSEAAKNFVKACLQPYQREVFGALMLNSQNQVIEFKELFFGTISSAAIYPREVAKAALVVGARHVILAHNHPSGSSEPSQADIEITANLKEALELIEVSVIDHLIVGDNRVVSLAELGYI
- the coaBC gene encoding bifunctional phosphopantothenoylcysteine decarboxylase/phosphopantothenate--cysteine ligase CoaBC → MTLATLSNKRIIVGIAGGIAAYKSAELVRRLKEQGAEVRVVMTEAAQSFITPLTLQAVSGNPVHMDLLDPAAEAAMGHIELARWADLVLIAPATADLMARMAAGQGNDLLTTLCLATEAPICLAPAMNQAMWRDASTQHNATVLLERGIQCFGPAEGEQACGDIGPGRMLEPTQLADSCAQQFQSEKLTGKHVVITAGPTQEAIDPVRYISNHSSGKMGFALAEAAVAAGAKVTLIAGPVTLATPDRVVRVDVISAMDMYQATHQVIPDADIFIACAAVADYRPEQVADHKLKKDPTVAEDEMIIRLVRNPDIVASVASQPSKPFVVGFAAETQDIINYAKDKLEHKNLDMIIANNVADTTVGFNSDDNAVTVISREVEEPFPPMAKTLLARKLIDFISHAVNNQH
- the dut gene encoding dUTP diphosphatase, which encodes MKQKLQAKVLNPKLGNEIPLPHYATEGSAGLDLRACTDEDLVVEPGQTVLIPTGLAIYIEDSNFAAMILPRSGLGHKHGIVLGNLVGLIDSDYQGELMISCWNRGNSTFTIQPGERIAQLVLVPVVQAEFELVNEFQSTARGVGGFGHSGTN
- a CDS encoding phosphomannomutase/phosphoglucomutase is translated as MAKLAKKKKQSSANNIASEGKLNTSQKSSTQFAFLAGAISLAATLISLVVIYVGFIQQGNNSYQKSIANEQLQQYQSLTNSYMAQLSQQLSAIGSLPDVAEKAQQQDHAGLNELVNNLSKIIPGGIQLNYRIKGSSDLSNNGSLPLNFAARDLANKAEASQEVFPEFHQVQNRPVIFHAAAIRRGSQVLGSLVAAVEKGTLENALLKDKQAPKGQIKLVQSFRGIATEITNFGKATSDDPFTLSTANPLWKLEFRPGDEVSDNAPNSLLVLIVAALISIVGIIVATIVVQKQQSTAEQADTGTLLDYIEALLKRPNTPDAAYKLELFSNLAISLKDLLKSNISKAKPEESAQVTTEVAAESNEQSQDKEELADFDFTNPLFQHGTLDIEMIDEEQMDEKVSSDSAETEVPVSIFRAYDIRGVVGETLSIETAELIGKAIGSEALAANEQCVMVGADGRLSSPDISEQLIKGILSTGANVIDVGMVPTPLVYFATNILDDSNTGVMVTGSHNPPNYNGFKIVIGGKTLANEEIQNLYQRIVSNDFNSGQGQRQAIDIVESYIERVRDDIGIAKPLKVVVDCGNGVAGEIAPRLLEELGCEVTPLYCEVDGNFPNHHPDPGKPENLEDLITMVKETGADLGLAFDGDGDRVGVVTETGKVIYPDRLMMLFAKDVVSRNPGADVIFDVKCTRKLTSLISGYGGRPIMWKTGHSLIKAKMKETGALLAGEMSGHIFFKERWYGFDDGIYSAARLLEIISTDNRSVDAIFSAFPEGVSTPEINIEVTDESKFEIVKKLAEEGNFGKGTITDIDGVRVDFQSGWGLVRASNTTPMLVLRFEADTNELLKKIQSLFKKQLLAVAPEISIPF
- the argB gene encoding acetylglutamate kinase produces the protein MTLTHDSAAQFTRVLTESLPYLQKFAGKIIVIKYGGNAMENEQLQRGFARDVVLMKQVGINPVVVHGGGPQIGELLTKLNIPTRFVQGMRVTDSQTMDVVEMVLGGLVNKQIVNFINHQGGKAVGLTGKDGQTIRARKLNVSSQSPETNTSEIIDIGHVGEVEKIKTDLIDTLIASDYIPVIAPIGVDEEGVSYNINADLVAGKIAEVLNAEKLMLLTNVAGLLDKQGQLLTQLSTEDVDYLIADGTIHGGMLPKVRCALSAVKHGVKSAHIVDGRQTHAVLLEIFSNEGVGTLIN
- the slmA gene encoding nucleoid occlusion factor SlmA, which translates into the protein MDKTRKTSRKEQILQALATMLETSPGARITTSKLAKEVGVSEAALYRHFPSKAKMFEGLIEFIEETIFSRINLIVNEEQTAIRRCEKILSMLLAFAEKNPGITRILTGDALAGETARLRNRVIQLFDRLETQLKQIIREAEVREGLRTNLTLTGGANLLLASAEGRISQYVRSEFKRPPTEYWSDQWPLLASAVFKSE